The following are encoded together in the Janthinobacterium sp. Marseille genome:
- the hrpA gene encoding ATP-dependent RNA helicase HrpA: MSAPESNQRPGNASRRPARNAQAPSAPPVRNPLPAISFPEELPVSGKRDDIARAIQANQVIIVSGETGSGKTTQLPKICLELGRGLNGLIGHTQPRRIAASSTAKRIAQEIGSPLGEHVGFKVRFNDTLTKGAWIKLMTDGILLAETQTDPLLRQYDTIIIDEAHERSLNIDFLLGYLKQLLPKRPDLKVIITSATIDADRFARHFGSNGKLAPVIEVSGRLYPVEVRYRPVEAFDKNADSNPNATSDAAAARRSALAAKERGQRDLMDAVVDAVDELARIGSGDVLVFLPGEREIRDAAEALRKHHPPHVEILPLFARLSVQEQERVFKISNARRIVLATNVAETSLTVPGIRYVVDAGLARVKRYSYRNKVEQLQIEPIAQSAANQRAGRCGRVAAGVCIRLYDEQDYLLRPKFTEPEILRSSLASVILRMKSLHLTDVETFPFIEPPLGRAIADGYQLLQELGAVDDENRLTKLGRELAKLPLDPRVGRMILAAKDNVCLTEVLIIAAALSVQDPRDRPMEAQGAADNAHKKFADEKSEFTSYLKIWKWFEDAIAHKKSNRLLQEECRANFLSQLRLREWRDVHSQLLTIVREQGWRLNEAPATYEQLHTALLTGLLGNIGFKAEDEPHYLGARGIKFHIWPGSSLIKKAGKWVMAAELVDTTRLYARCIAQIQPEWLERVAGHLLKKSYGEPRWEKRTAQVSAYERATLYGLVVYSQRRIQYGLINPADAREIFIRDALVGGDFETRAPFFAHNHKLVREIENLEHKSRRLDVLVDDELIAAFYDKLIPADIHNGISFEKWHKDATAKEPKLLYLNRDDLMRHEAAGVTTELFPKVMNVAGVDMALSYHFEPGTPRDGVTLAVPLYALNQVSADRCEWLVPGMLKEKVHLLLKSLPQKLRRHCVPLPDYAAGFCDRVQDAHAFGKGSLLDAVIADVREQTGIATKTTDYKLETLSAHQFMNFKVIDEHGRQLEMGRNLASLRNEFGGQARESFQRIAEKTAAPMAQAAQVQVAGKAATPATGNKATSSTSAATGIHQNLTSWTFGELPELLEIQQGKQTLIGFPALVDKGAYCDLEVFDDPNEAARVHRIGLRRLLALQLKEQLKYLEKNIPGLQQMGMQFMALGSQEELREQIIHAGLERACLQEPLPKTAEQFNARKDEGKSRLGLLVNEIARLVGLVLTEYHALPKKLQTVKAHTQAVNDMQAQLQGLVGKRFIADNDYTNLTHFPRYLKAINVRIDKLRADPARDTRAMAEWQQAAAPWQRALKERHGDPKMTEFRWLLEELRVSLYAQELRTPMPVSVKRLQKVWESMQR; encoded by the coding sequence ATGTCTGCTCCAGAATCCAATCAAAGGCCGGGTAATGCATCCCGGCGTCCGGCGCGTAACGCGCAGGCCCCATCCGCTCCGCCGGTACGCAATCCTTTACCGGCGATCAGCTTTCCAGAAGAGCTGCCGGTTTCCGGCAAGCGCGACGATATCGCGCGCGCGATCCAGGCGAACCAGGTGATTATCGTCAGTGGTGAAACCGGCTCCGGTAAAACCACGCAATTGCCGAAGATTTGCCTCGAACTCGGGCGCGGCCTGAACGGCCTGATCGGTCATACGCAACCGCGCCGTATCGCCGCATCATCGACCGCCAAACGCATTGCGCAAGAGATCGGTTCGCCGCTGGGTGAGCACGTCGGCTTCAAGGTACGCTTCAACGACACCCTGACCAAGGGGGCGTGGATCAAGCTGATGACCGACGGTATCCTGCTGGCCGAGACGCAAACCGATCCGCTGCTGCGCCAGTACGACACCATCATCATCGATGAGGCGCATGAACGCAGCCTGAACATCGACTTCCTGCTCGGCTACCTGAAGCAGTTGCTGCCCAAGCGTCCGGACCTGAAAGTCATCATTACGTCGGCCACCATCGATGCTGATCGCTTTGCGCGTCACTTCGGCAGCAACGGCAAGCTGGCACCGGTGATCGAAGTATCCGGCCGCCTGTATCCGGTCGAAGTCCGGTATCGCCCGGTTGAAGCCTTCGACAAGAATGCCGACAGCAATCCGAACGCCACCTCGGATGCGGCCGCTGCACGTCGTTCCGCACTGGCTGCCAAGGAACGCGGACAGCGCGACCTGATGGATGCGGTGGTCGATGCAGTCGATGAATTGGCGCGCATAGGTTCCGGTGATGTACTGGTGTTCTTGCCGGGTGAGCGCGAAATTCGCGACGCAGCGGAAGCCTTGCGCAAGCATCATCCGCCGCATGTGGAAATCCTGCCGCTGTTTGCGCGCCTCTCGGTGCAGGAACAGGAGCGGGTATTCAAGATTTCGAATGCGCGCCGTATCGTTTTGGCGACCAACGTTGCAGAGACATCGCTGACGGTACCGGGCATCCGCTATGTGGTCGATGCCGGCCTGGCGCGCGTGAAGCGCTACAGCTACCGCAATAAAGTCGAACAGCTGCAGATAGAACCGATTGCGCAATCGGCGGCGAACCAGCGCGCCGGTCGTTGCGGCCGTGTCGCGGCCGGTGTCTGTATCCGCTTGTACGACGAGCAGGATTATTTGTTGCGGCCGAAATTTACCGAGCCGGAAATCCTGCGTTCTTCGCTGGCGTCTGTCATCTTGCGCATGAAGTCCTTGCACTTGACCGATGTCGAAACATTCCCCTTCATCGAACCGCCGCTGGGTCGCGCGATTGCCGACGGCTATCAGTTGTTGCAGGAGCTGGGTGCGGTTGATGATGAGAACAGGCTGACCAAACTTGGCCGTGAACTCGCCAAGCTGCCGCTGGATCCGCGCGTAGGGCGCATGATCCTGGCGGCGAAGGACAATGTCTGCCTGACCGAAGTCCTCATCATCGCCGCAGCCTTGTCGGTGCAGGATCCACGGGATCGACCGATGGAAGCGCAGGGGGCAGCCGACAATGCGCACAAGAAATTCGCCGATGAAAAATCGGAATTCACCAGCTATCTGAAAATCTGGAAATGGTTTGAAGATGCGATCGCGCACAAGAAGTCGAATCGCCTGCTGCAGGAAGAATGCCGCGCCAATTTTCTGTCGCAACTACGTTTACGCGAATGGCGCGATGTACATTCGCAATTGCTGACCATTGTGCGTGAGCAGGGCTGGCGCCTGAACGAGGCACCGGCGACTTACGAACAATTGCATACGGCCTTGCTGACCGGCTTGCTCGGCAATATCGGCTTTAAGGCTGAGGATGAGCCGCATTACCTTGGTGCCCGTGGCATCAAATTCCACATCTGGCCGGGTTCCAGCCTGATCAAGAAAGCCGGCAAATGGGTGATGGCGGCGGAGCTGGTTGATACGACGCGCCTGTATGCACGTTGCATCGCACAGATACAGCCGGAATGGCTGGAACGTGTGGCCGGCCATTTGCTGAAGAAATCCTATGGCGAACCGCGCTGGGAAAAACGCACCGCACAGGTGTCCGCTTATGAGCGCGCAACCCTGTACGGGCTGGTGGTGTATAGCCAGCGTCGCATCCAGTATGGCTTGATCAATCCGGCCGATGCGCGTGAGATATTTATACGTGATGCATTGGTCGGTGGCGACTTCGAAACGCGCGCACCTTTCTTTGCGCATAACCACAAGCTGGTGCGCGAAATCGAAAACCTCGAACACAAATCGCGTCGCCTCGATGTATTGGTCGATGATGAATTGATCGCTGCTTTCTACGACAAGCTGATACCGGCCGATATCCACAACGGCATCAGCTTCGAGAAATGGCATAAGGATGCGACGGCGAAAGAACCGAAGCTGCTTTACCTGAACCGCGATGATTTGATGCGGCATGAAGCGGCGGGTGTGACGACCGAGTTATTCCCCAAGGTGATGAATGTGGCCGGCGTCGATATGGCTTTGTCCTATCACTTTGAACCCGGTACCCCGCGCGACGGCGTGACTTTGGCCGTGCCCTTGTATGCCTTGAACCAGGTTTCAGCGGACAGGTGCGAATGGCTGGTGCCCGGCATGTTGAAGGAAAAGGTGCATTTGCTGCTGAAGTCCTTGCCGCAAAAATTGCGCCGCCATTGCGTACCCTTGCCGGATTATGCAGCAGGCTTCTGTGATCGCGTGCAGGATGCGCACGCCTTTGGCAAAGGCAGTTTGCTGGATGCGGTCATCGCTGATGTGCGCGAGCAAACCGGTATCGCCACCAAGACTACCGACTACAAGCTGGAAACCCTGTCTGCGCATCAATTCATGAATTTCAAAGTGATCGATGAGCATGGTCGCCAACTGGAAATGGGGCGCAACCTCGCTTCCTTGCGCAACGAGTTTGGCGGGCAGGCGCGCGAAAGCTTCCAGCGCATCGCGGAAAAGACGGCTGCACCGATGGCGCAGGCAGCGCAAGTGCAAGTAGCTGGTAAAGCGGCTACACCGGCAACGGGCAACAAGGCCACATCATCAACGTCGGCGGCAACCGGCATACATCAAAACCTGACGAGCTGGACCTTTGGCGAATTGCCGGAGCTGCTGGAAATCCAGCAGGGCAAGCAGACGCTGATCGGCTTCCCGGCACTGGTCGACAAAGGCGCGTATTGCGACCTGGAAGTGTTTGATGATCCGAATGAAGCGGCGCGTGTGCACCGGATAGGTTTGCGTCGCCTGCTGGCCTTGCAGTTGAAAGAGCAGCTGAAGTACCTGGAAAAAAACATCCCCGGTTTGCAGCAAATGGGCATGCAGTTCATGGCGCTGGGTTCGCAGGAAGAATTGCGTGAACAGATCATCCACGCCGGACTGGAACGCGCCTGCCTGCAAGAGCCTTTGCCGAAAACGGCGGAGCAGTTCAATGCGCGCAAGGATGAAGGAAAATCAAGGCTGGGCTTGCTGGTAAATGAGATTGCCCGCCTGGTGGGCCTGGTGCTGACCGAGTACCATGCCTTGCCGAAGAAGCTGCAAACGGTGAAAGCACATACGCAGGCGGTGAACGATATGCAGGCGCAATTGCAGGGCCTGGTGGGCAAGCGTTTTATCGCGGACAACGATTACACCAATCTCACGCATTTCCCGCGCTACCTGAAAGCGATCAATGTGCGTATCGATAAATTGCGGGCCGATCCGGCGCGCGATACGCGGGCGATGGCCGAATGGCAGCAAGCGGCTGCGCCGTGGCAACGGGCTCTGAAGGAACGCCATGGCGATCCGAAGATGACCGAGTTCCGCTGGTTGCTGGAAGAGTTAAGGGTGTCCCTGTATGCACAGGAATTGCGCACGCCGATGCCGGTATCGGTCAAGCGTTTGCAAAAAGTGTGGGAATCGATGCAACGCTAG
- the dcd gene encoding dCTP deaminase yields MTIKSDKWIRRMAEQTGMIEPFEPGQVRQSNGQKIVSYGTSSYGYDIRCADEFKIFTNINSTIVDPKNFDENSFVDIKSDVCIIPPNSFALARTIEYFRIPRNVLTICLGKSTYARCGIIVNVTPFEPEWEGYVTLEFSNTTPLPAKIYAGEGCAQVLFFESDEVCETSYKDRGGKYQGQHGVTLPKT; encoded by the coding sequence ATGACCATCAAATCCGATAAATGGATACGCCGCATGGCAGAGCAAACCGGCATGATCGAACCGTTCGAGCCGGGTCAGGTGCGCCAGTCCAACGGCCAGAAGATAGTCTCTTACGGCACTTCGTCCTACGGTTACGATATTCGCTGCGCTGACGAATTCAAGATTTTTACGAATATCAACAGCACCATCGTCGATCCCAAGAATTTCGATGAAAACTCTTTCGTCGATATCAAGAGCGATGTCTGCATCATCCCGCCGAACTCGTTCGCGCTGGCACGCACCATCGAATACTTCCGTATCCCGCGTAATGTATTGACGATCTGCCTCGGCAAATCGACGTATGCGCGTTGCGGCATTATCGTCAACGTAACGCCGTTCGAACCTGAATGGGAAGGTTATGTGACGCTGGAGTTTTCCAACACCACACCATTGCCGGCCAAGATTTACGCCGGTGAAGGCTGCGCCCAAGTGCTGTTCTTTGAAAGCGATGAAGTGTGTGAAACATCGTACAAGGATCGCGGCGGCAAGTATCAAGGTCAACACGGTGTGACCCTGCCAAAAACCTGA
- a CDS encoding LysR family transcriptional regulator encodes MSSIDLRLLRYFVIVAEEGHLTKAAQRIGIQQPPLSQQIRALEKELGVTLFRRMPRGMELTESGQALLIDARLILEQVNTTIEGVRRISLGESGRLAVGFTESAALHPFIPAVIRAFRQKSPGVIMAVEESNTNELVEDLRHNRLDVAFIRSPIGSAAGLKMETMLVEEMIVALPITHRLAQRRKSLPLTALAEDDFILNRRPSGPGLYDSVIAACRAAGFSPRVVQEAKKNLSTLSLVAAGLGVSIVPASMRHVQLKEVVYLKLEQAPDLRAPLHLAYRDEPQSGAAERMIIEARKLAQR; translated from the coding sequence ATGTCATCCATAGACCTGCGCCTGCTGCGCTACTTCGTCATCGTCGCGGAAGAAGGTCACCTGACCAAAGCCGCGCAACGCATAGGCATACAGCAACCGCCGCTGAGCCAGCAAATCCGCGCACTGGAAAAAGAACTGGGTGTCACCCTGTTCCGTCGTATGCCACGTGGCATGGAATTGACCGAGAGCGGACAGGCATTGTTGATAGATGCACGCCTGATACTGGAACAGGTCAACACCACGATAGAAGGCGTACGCCGTATCTCGCTCGGTGAAAGCGGCCGCCTCGCGGTCGGCTTCACTGAATCCGCCGCACTGCATCCTTTCATACCGGCGGTGATACGCGCGTTCCGGCAAAAGTCACCGGGCGTCATCATGGCAGTCGAAGAAAGCAATACCAACGAATTGGTCGAAGACTTGCGCCACAACCGGCTCGACGTTGCCTTCATACGCTCACCGATAGGCAGCGCAGCCGGTTTAAAGATGGAAACCATGTTGGTGGAAGAAATGATCGTCGCGCTACCGATCACGCACAGGCTGGCGCAGCGCCGCAAGAGCCTGCCGCTGACGGCGCTGGCCGAAGACGACTTCATCCTGAACCGACGCCCCAGCGGTCCCGGCCTCTATGACAGCGTGATCGCGGCGTGTCGTGCCGCCGGTTTCAGCCCGCGGGTAGTACAGGAAGCAAAGAAGAATTTATCGACGCTGAGCCTGGTGGCAGCCGGACTCGGTGTGTCCATTGTCCCGGCCTCGATGCGGCATGTGCAACTGAAGGAAGTGGTTTACCTGAAGCTGGAGCAGGCCCCCGACCTGCGGGCACCGCTGCATCTTGCGTATCGCGATGAACCTCAATCGGGCGCAGCGGAGAGGATGATTATCGAAGCGAGGAAGCTGGCGCAGCGCTGA
- a CDS encoding chromate transporter yields MESSTQIAETTQAVARGEHPTLRQLFFGFLGLGMMAFGGALPLAHRMLVEDKRWLDESEFTELLGLCQFLPGGNMINLSVAVGMRFRGVKGAFVSIMGLVAMPSVVLVMLGMLYERFQNDAQVTHVFAGLAAAAAGLLVSMAIKIALPLRKKYLMALVAVICFVAIALLRWPLLWVMLVMTPLSIWVTARSKK; encoded by the coding sequence ATGGAAAGCAGTACACAAATAGCTGAAACAACACAGGCCGTAGCGAGGGGCGAGCATCCGACCTTGCGGCAACTGTTCTTCGGTTTCCTCGGTCTGGGCATGATGGCCTTCGGCGGTGCCTTGCCGCTGGCGCACCGGATGCTGGTTGAAGACAAACGCTGGCTGGATGAATCCGAGTTCACTGAATTGCTTGGGCTGTGCCAATTCCTGCCCGGCGGCAATATGATTAACCTGTCAGTCGCGGTCGGCATGCGCTTTCGTGGCGTGAAGGGCGCTTTCGTTTCCATCATGGGTCTGGTTGCGATGCCGTCGGTGGTGCTGGTCATGCTGGGCATGTTGTACGAACGCTTCCAGAATGATGCGCAAGTCACGCATGTATTTGCGGGGCTGGCTGCGGCTGCCGCCGGTTTACTGGTATCCATGGCAATCAAGATTGCGCTGCCCTTGCGCAAAAAGTATTTGATGGCGCTGGTGGCGGTGATTTGTTTTGTTGCGATTGCCTTGCTGCGCTGGCCTTTGCTATGGGTGATGCTGGTGATGACACCGTTGAGCATCTGGGTAACGGCAAGGAGCAAAAAATGA
- a CDS encoding chromate transporter, whose protein sequence is MTQTLIALFLIFSQLSLLAFGGGNAILPEMQRQVVEVHQWMSAKEFSALFALSQAAPGPNMMIVNLVGWQVAGWAGMLVTAIAKFGPSSLLTIMSLHAWERFKDKPWRAYIQSGMVPVTAGIVAASAVVIAHASDTNWLLTAITVVSALLAWKTRIHPLWLLLVGSLAALLGNGLV, encoded by the coding sequence ATGACGCAGACCCTGATCGCCTTATTCCTGATTTTTTCACAGCTGTCGCTGCTGGCCTTTGGCGGCGGCAATGCCATCCTGCCCGAGATGCAGCGCCAGGTGGTCGAGGTACATCAATGGATGTCGGCCAAGGAATTCAGTGCCTTGTTTGCCTTGAGCCAGGCGGCACCGGGGCCGAACATGATGATAGTGAACCTTGTCGGCTGGCAGGTGGCGGGCTGGGCCGGCATGCTGGTGACTGCAATTGCCAAGTTCGGCCCTTCATCGCTACTGACCATCATGTCGTTGCATGCCTGGGAACGCTTCAAGGATAAACCGTGGCGCGCGTACATACAGTCCGGCATGGTGCCGGTGACGGCCGGCATTGTTGCCGCCAGCGCCGTGGTGATTGCGCATGCGTCGGATACCAACTGGCTATTGACGGCGATCACCGTCGTCAGCGCGCTGCTTGCGTGGAAAACGCGGATACATCCGCTATGGTTGCTGCTGGTGGGCAGCCTGGCGGCCTTGCTCGGGAATGGCCTGGTATGA
- a CDS encoding PliI family lysozyme inhibitor of I-type lysozyme produces the protein MNKLALFFISLAFSAAATAADNNGRVIKSALHPQSKGMVVVAEGDYEPRSIGSYTLRIYAKNDPAYPYDEFVTGTVRPRNGSIESLKFADLDRDGTQEIIVTTRYVGSGNYVTVDAYRLRKKNLQLLTSIAGMDADKDAVQALKQKLAKTR, from the coding sequence ATGAATAAACTCGCCCTCTTCTTCATCTCGCTCGCCTTCTCGGCCGCTGCCACCGCTGCCGACAATAATGGCCGCGTGATCAAATCCGCATTGCACCCGCAAAGCAAAGGCATGGTGGTGGTAGCCGAAGGCGACTACGAACCACGCAGCATAGGCAGTTACACACTGCGCATCTATGCGAAAAATGATCCGGCCTATCCATATGATGAATTTGTCACCGGCACCGTACGTCCGCGCAATGGCTCGATAGAAAGCCTGAAGTTTGCCGATCTCGATCGCGATGGTACGCAAGAGATTATCGTCACGACACGCTATGTCGGCAGCGGTAATTACGTGACGGTCGATGCCTACCGCCTGCGCAAGAAAAATTTACAGTTACTCACTTCGATTGCAGGTATGGATGCCGACAAGGATGCGGTGCAAGCGCTGAAGCAAAAACTCGCCAAGACCCGCTAA
- a CDS encoding VOC family protein — MKPRISVITLGVDDLERALHFYRDGLGLQTEGIIGKKFEHGAVAFFDLQAGLKLALWPRASLVHDSGVPLAPASSSEFSLGHNVASKAEVDAVMLQAKQAGAQIIKVAHETFWGGYAGYFKDPDQHLWEVVWNPAWTAPD; from the coding sequence ATGAAGCCTCGTATCAGCGTCATCACCCTGGGCGTCGACGATCTGGAACGGGCGCTGCATTTCTATCGCGACGGCCTGGGCCTGCAGACCGAAGGCATCATCGGCAAGAAGTTCGAGCACGGTGCAGTCGCCTTCTTCGATTTGCAGGCCGGGCTGAAGCTGGCCTTGTGGCCGCGCGCCAGCCTGGTACACGATAGCGGTGTCCCGCTGGCACCGGCCAGCTCCAGCGAATTCAGCCTCGGCCACAATGTCGCGTCAAAAGCTGAAGTGGATGCCGTCATGCTGCAGGCGAAGCAAGCCGGTGCGCAAATCATCAAGGTGGCGCACGAGACCTTTTGGGGTGGCTACGCCGGCTACTTCAAGGACCCCGACCAACACCTGTGGGAAGTCGTCTGGAATCCGGCCTGGACTGCGCCGGATTAA
- a CDS encoding arginine/lysine/ornithine decarboxylase: MKFRFPIVIIDEDFRSENTSGLGIRALAEAIEKEGMEVLGATSYGDLSQFAQQQSRASAFILSIDDEEFGAGSFEETDYALKSLRAFVEEIRHKNADIPIYLYGETRTSRDIPNDILRELHGFIHMFEDTPEFVARHIIREAKSYMDGLSPPFFRALVHYAQDGSYSWHCPGHSGGVAFLKSPIGQMFHQFFGENMLRADVCNAVEELGQLLDHTGPVAASERNAARIFNADHCYFVTNGTSTSNKMVWHSTVAPGDIVVVDRNCHKSILHSIIMCGAIPVFLMPTRNHLGIIGPIPLSEFSMENIRKKIEANPFAREAVNKKPRILTITQSTYDGVIYNVETLKDMLDGEIDTLHFDEAWLPHATFHDFYKDMHAIGKDRPRAKESMIFSTQSTHKLLAGLSQASQILVRESQSVKLDQDAFNEAYLMHTSTSPQYSIIASCDVAAAMMEAPGGTALVEESILEALDFRRAMKKIDQEWGQDWWFQVWGPDNFSADGIGSREDWMIRAEDDWHGFGNLAPGFNMLDPIKATIVTPGLSLEGKFGESGIPASIVTKYLAEHGVIIEKCGLYSFFIMFTIGITKGRWNTLLTALQQFKDDYDKNQPMWRILPEFAAANPRYERIGLRDLCQQIHDFYKAYDVARLTTEMYLSDMQPAMKPSDAFAKMAHREIDRVPIDELEGRVTSILLTPYPPGIPLLIPGERFNKTIVDYLRFARDFNEKFPGFETDVHGLVTREVDGKRGYFVDCVRQ, encoded by the coding sequence ATGAAATTTCGCTTCCCCATCGTCATCATCGATGAAGATTTCCGTTCCGAGAACACGTCCGGGCTCGGTATCCGCGCGCTGGCCGAAGCGATTGAAAAAGAAGGTATGGAAGTGCTGGGCGCGACCAGCTACGGCGACCTGTCGCAGTTCGCGCAACAGCAATCACGTGCTTCCGCTTTCATCCTGTCCATCGACGATGAAGAGTTCGGTGCCGGCTCCTTCGAAGAAACCGATTACGCACTGAAATCGCTGCGTGCTTTCGTCGAAGAAATCCGCCACAAGAACGCCGATATCCCGATTTACCTGTATGGCGAAACCCGCACTTCGCGCGATATCCCTAACGATATCCTGCGCGAACTGCACGGCTTCATCCATATGTTTGAAGACACACCGGAATTCGTCGCCCGCCACATCATCCGTGAAGCGAAGTCGTATATGGATGGCCTGTCGCCACCCTTCTTCCGCGCGCTGGTGCATTACGCACAGGACGGTTCCTATTCGTGGCACTGCCCGGGTCACTCCGGCGGCGTGGCTTTCCTGAAATCGCCTATCGGCCAAATGTTCCACCAATTTTTTGGTGAAAACATGCTGCGCGCCGACGTCTGCAACGCGGTAGAAGAACTCGGCCAACTGCTTGACCATACCGGTCCGGTTGCCGCTTCCGAACGCAATGCAGCGCGTATCTTCAATGCCGATCACTGCTACTTCGTCACCAACGGTACTTCGACTTCGAACAAGATGGTGTGGCACTCGACCGTCGCACCCGGCGATATCGTCGTGGTCGACCGCAACTGCCACAAATCCATCCTGCACTCGATCATCATGTGCGGTGCGATCCCGGTCTTCCTGATGCCGACCCGCAATCACCTCGGCATCATCGGCCCGATCCCGCTCTCCGAGTTCTCGATGGAAAACATCCGCAAGAAGATCGAAGCGAATCCGTTCGCACGCGAAGCCGTCAACAAGAAGCCGCGCATCCTGACCATCACGCAATCGACTTATGACGGCGTGATCTACAACGTCGAAACTCTGAAAGACATGCTGGACGGCGAAATCGACACCCTGCACTTCGATGAAGCATGGCTGCCGCACGCGACCTTCCACGATTTCTACAAAGACATGCACGCGATCGGCAAGGACCGTCCACGCGCCAAGGAATCGATGATTTTCTCGACGCAATCGACGCACAAATTGCTGGCCGGCCTGTCGCAGGCATCGCAAATCCTGGTGCGTGAATCGCAAAGCGTGAAACTGGACCAGGATGCCTTCAATGAAGCCTACCTGATGCACACCTCGACTTCGCCGCAATACTCGATCATCGCTTCCTGCGACGTCGCGGCGGCGATGATGGAAGCGCCGGGCGGTACCGCGCTGGTTGAAGAAAGCATCCTCGAAGCGCTGGATTTCCGTCGCGCCATGAAAAAGATCGATCAGGAATGGGGTCAGGATTGGTGGTTCCAGGTGTGGGGACCGGACAACTTCTCGGCCGACGGCATAGGCTCGCGCGAAGACTGGATGATCCGCGCGGAAGACGACTGGCACGGCTTCGGCAACCTGGCTCCGGGCTTCAATATGCTGGACCCGATCAAGGCCACCATTGTTACCCCGGGCCTGTCGCTGGAAGGCAAATTCGGCGAATCCGGCATCCCGGCTTCCATCGTTACCAAATACCTGGCTGAGCACGGCGTCATCATTGAAAAATGCGGCCTCTACTCATTCTTCATCATGTTCACCATCGGCATTACCAAGGGCCGCTGGAATACCTTGCTGACTGCACTGCAGCAGTTCAAGGATGACTATGACAAGAACCAGCCGATGTGGCGCATCCTGCCGGAATTCGCTGCGGCCAATCCGCGCTATGAGCGCATCGGCCTGCGCGACCTGTGCCAGCAGATCCATGATTTCTACAAAGCCTATGACGTGGCGCGCCTGACGACAGAGATGTACCTGTCCGATATGCAACCGGCGATGAAACCATCCGACGCTTTTGCAAAAATGGCACATCGCGAAATCGACCGTGTGCCTATCGATGAGCTGGAAGGTCGCGTTACATCCATCCTGCTGACACCGTATCCACCGGGCATTCCTTTGCTGATCCCGGGTGAACGGTTCAACAAGACCATCGTTGATTACCTGCGCTTTGCACGTGACTTCAACGAGAAATTCCCGGGCTTCGAAACCGATGTCCATGGCCTGGTCACACGTGAAGTTGACGGCAAACGCGGTTACTTTGTCGATTGCGTACGTCAGTAA
- a CDS encoding dihydrofolate reductase yields the protein MPAHLTIVVATDSNNGIGINNTLPWHLPEDLAHFKRTTSGHPIIMGRKTFDSIGRPLPNRRNIVITRNAEWQHAGVEAVTSLDSAKALVGDNQAFIIGGAQIYTDTVGQVDRLIVTKIDKSFDCDAFFPAIDPKLWQETAREQHHSEANGYDYAYVTYERIR from the coding sequence ATGCCTGCACACCTGACCATCGTCGTCGCTACCGATAGCAATAATGGCATCGGCATCAACAACACCCTGCCCTGGCATTTGCCGGAAGATCTTGCGCACTTCAAGCGTACGACCTCCGGCCATCCGATCATCATGGGTCGCAAGACTTTCGACTCGATCGGCCGTCCGCTGCCGAATCGCCGCAATATTGTTATCACCCGTAATGCAGAGTGGCAACATGCGGGCGTCGAAGCTGTCACCTCGCTGGACTCCGCCAAGGCGCTGGTGGGCGACAACCAGGCCTTCATCATCGGTGGCGCGCAAATCTACACCGACACAGTAGGACAGGTAGACCGCCTGATCGTGACCAAAATCGACAAGTCCTTCGACTGCGACGCATTCTTCCCGGCTATCGATCCCAAGCTGTGGCAGGAAACCGCCCGCGAACAGCATCATTCAGAGGCAAATGGCTACGATTACGCCTACGTCACTTACGAGCGTATCCGCTGA